In Paenibacillus sp. BIC5C1, a genomic segment contains:
- a CDS encoding HAMP domain-containing sensor histidine kinase yields MNKRRSFRTTMILLLGLSMLASGAITFGVYKVMQYYYTGVRAEDQLAEYRHFMRSIGDIYFFLILFIPLAILFFFWFTKPYVTYFKNISTGIRQLASGDFQHRVQISTKDELGAIAEDINLASLKLREAVERGDFAESSKDQLVVNLAHDLRTPLTSVLGYLDLLMKDDQLTEEQVRHFTAIAFTKSQRLEKLIDDLFEITRMNYGMLSIEKKRLDLSELLRQMNEELYPVFEKNHLVTRLHIDSELTISGDGEVLARVFENLLINAARHGTDGLYVDIHGHRDAGQVIIQIMNYGGHIHPDDLPHIFDMYYTGDRARTPQEGGTGLGLFIAKNIVEQHDGSISAQSDIVRTVFEVRLPALE; encoded by the coding sequence ATGAATAAACGCAGAAGTTTTCGAACGACCATGATTCTGTTGCTTGGTTTAAGCATGTTGGCATCTGGAGCGATTACCTTTGGGGTATATAAAGTGATGCAATACTATTACACCGGTGTGCGTGCGGAAGATCAGTTAGCGGAATATCGTCACTTTATGAGAAGTATAGGGGATATTTACTTTTTCCTCATCTTGTTCATACCGCTTGCCATCCTTTTTTTCTTCTGGTTTACCAAGCCGTATGTTACCTACTTCAAAAATATCTCCACAGGTATCCGGCAGCTCGCAAGTGGTGATTTCCAGCACCGTGTGCAAATTTCGACGAAGGACGAGCTGGGCGCGATTGCTGAGGATATCAATCTGGCAAGTCTGAAACTGAGAGAAGCGGTAGAACGGGGAGATTTTGCGGAGAGCAGCAAGGACCAGCTGGTTGTAAACCTGGCGCATGATTTGCGTACCCCGCTAACATCAGTATTGGGTTATCTGGATCTGTTGATGAAGGATGATCAGCTGACGGAGGAGCAGGTTAGGCACTTTACAGCGATTGCTTTTACCAAGTCTCAACGTCTCGAGAAACTGATCGATGATTTGTTCGAGATTACACGGATGAATTATGGTATGTTGTCGATTGAGAAGAAGAGACTTGATCTTAGTGAACTGCTACGGCAGATGAACGAAGAGCTGTACCCTGTTTTTGAAAAGAACCACCTGGTCACCCGACTGCATATCGATTCCGAGTTAACCATCTCCGGCGATGGTGAGGTGCTTGCACGCGTGTTTGAGAACCTGTTGATCAATGCAGCACGTCATGGTACAGATGGTCTCTACGTGGATATCCATGGGCATCGTGATGCAGGACAGGTGATCATTCAGATCATGAACTATGGGGGACATATTCATCCGGATGATCTGCCTCATATTTTCGATATGTACTATACCGGAGATCGTGCGCGGACACCTCAGGAAGGTGGAACAGGCCTGGGCCTGTTTATTGCCAAAAATATTGTGGAGCAGCATGATGGGTCCATTTCGGCTCAAAGTGATATCGTACGGACCGTGTTTGAAGTGCGGTTGCCCGCATTAGAATGA
- a CDS encoding VanZ family protein has product MKPKEFNMKMIWVAALIVYLYLLTKLILFKGHAVDWGIVRVQLMAIAQQPDLIHTRTVNLTPFQEISRDWHSLSLHRPGTAIHLLGNVMAFIPLGIFIPVLMGNKLLSGAKVLVLSLLLSFAFEATQLLTGMGIFDVDDLMLNTVGGMVGYVLYTMLIGLKRMIVGGTASTAKKEYSSNQSRV; this is encoded by the coding sequence ATGAAACCTAAGGAGTTCAACATGAAGATGATATGGGTCGCGGCATTGATCGTCTATCTGTATCTGCTAACCAAGCTTATATTATTCAAGGGTCATGCGGTGGATTGGGGCATCGTGAGGGTTCAACTTATGGCGATCGCGCAGCAACCGGATCTGATTCATACGCGAACCGTTAACCTGACGCCATTTCAGGAAATCTCAAGAGACTGGCATAGCCTGTCGTTACATCGTCCGGGTACCGCAATTCATCTGCTGGGCAACGTCATGGCCTTTATCCCACTGGGTATTTTCATTCCAGTACTGATGGGGAACAAGCTTTTGTCAGGGGCAAAGGTACTCGTACTTTCCTTACTCTTAAGTTTTGCCTTTGAAGCGACACAGCTATTGACGGGCATGGGCATATTCGACGTGGATGATCTTATGTTGAACACTGTTGGTGGGATGGTTGGTTATGTTCTATATACCATGCTTATCGGTCTGAAACGTATGATTGTGGGAGGAACAGCAAGCACTGCGAAAAAAGAGTATAGTTCCAATCAGAGTCGGGTGTAA
- the acnA gene encoding aconitate hydratase AcnA, with protein sequence MSAKNHFSAARSLEVGGKSYRYYSLDALQEGGYGDLSKLPFSIKVLLEAAIRQFDGRAITEEHVKQLTGWAEGRDNNKEIPFIPARIVLQDFTGVPVVVDLAAMRDTVKKAGGDPKQINPLVPVDLVIDHSVMVDAFGTNDALDYNIKVEFERNEERYRFLRWAQTAFNNFRAVPPSTGIVHQVNLEYLASVAATKTIDGETVVFPDSLVGTDSHTTMINGLGVVGWGVGGIEAEAGMLGQPLYFVTPDVIGFKLTGSLSEGATATDLALTVTQMLRKKGVVGKFVEFYGPGLGNISLADRATVANMAPEYGATIGFFPVDSETLNYMRNTGRTDEQVDLVEAYYKAQNMFRTADTVDPEFTDVIELDLASVVPSLAGPKRPQDRIELTQMKEGFNSIIRTPIDKGGYGLSDEKIAEKVPVKHPDGSTSELTAGAVVIAAITSCTNTSNPSVMVGAGLLAKKAVERGLTKPGYVKSSLTPGSLVVTEYLEKAGLIEYLDKLGFNVAGYGCATCIGNSGPLPDEVSEAIAENDMTVAAVLSGNRNFEGRVHAQVKANYLASPPLVVAYALAGTVNIDFATDPIGYDTNNEPVFLKDLWPSSEEIKDTIASSLNAQMFRNKYENVFTANERWNTIPVPEGELYEWDPNSTYIQNPPFFQELGDKLTDIADIRSARVMALLADSVTTDHISPAGNIAPSSPAGLYLKEHGVERKDFNSYGSRRGNHEVMMRGTFANIRIRNQVAPGTEGGITKYLPTDEEMSIYDASMKYQDEGQNLIVIAGKEYGTGSSRDWAAKGTFLLGVKAVIAESFERIHRSNLVGMGVMPLQFQEGHGWSSLGLNGRETYDITGLSNDVKPGQELTVTVTREDGTKFDFPVIARLDSMVDVDYYHNGGILQTVLRQMMKKS encoded by the coding sequence ATGTCAGCCAAGAATCATTTCTCCGCGGCCCGCAGTCTTGAGGTCGGAGGCAAGTCTTATCGCTACTACAGTTTAGATGCTCTTCAGGAAGGCGGCTACGGCGACCTTTCCAAGCTTCCTTTCTCCATTAAAGTGCTGCTCGAAGCAGCTATTCGTCAATTCGACGGACGTGCTATTACCGAAGAACATGTAAAACAACTGACCGGCTGGGCAGAAGGCCGTGACAATAACAAAGAAATTCCATTTATCCCTGCACGTATCGTTCTGCAGGATTTCACTGGTGTACCCGTTGTCGTTGACCTTGCAGCAATGCGCGATACCGTGAAAAAAGCAGGCGGCGATCCGAAACAGATCAACCCTCTCGTACCCGTTGATCTCGTTATCGACCACTCCGTTATGGTTGATGCATTCGGAACGAACGATGCACTCGACTACAACATCAAGGTTGAGTTCGAGCGTAACGAAGAGCGTTATCGTTTCTTGCGCTGGGCGCAAACGGCATTCAACAACTTCCGTGCAGTTCCACCATCCACAGGGATTGTTCACCAAGTTAACTTGGAATACCTGGCTTCTGTGGCTGCAACCAAAACCATTGACGGTGAAACGGTTGTATTCCCGGATTCCCTCGTAGGAACGGACTCCCACACCACCATGATCAACGGACTCGGCGTTGTTGGTTGGGGTGTTGGCGGAATCGAGGCTGAAGCAGGTATGCTCGGCCAACCGCTTTATTTTGTTACACCGGACGTTATCGGTTTCAAATTGACAGGCAGCCTGAGTGAAGGCGCAACAGCAACGGATCTGGCACTCACAGTTACCCAAATGCTGCGTAAAAAAGGCGTTGTCGGTAAATTTGTCGAGTTCTACGGACCGGGTCTTGGCAACATCAGCCTGGCTGACCGTGCAACAGTAGCCAACATGGCACCAGAGTACGGCGCAACAATTGGTTTCTTCCCTGTAGACAGCGAAACACTGAACTATATGCGTAATACCGGCCGTACCGACGAGCAAGTGGATCTGGTTGAGGCTTATTACAAAGCTCAAAACATGTTCCGTACTGCTGATACGGTTGATCCTGAGTTTACCGACGTGATCGAACTGGATCTGGCATCCGTTGTTCCAAGTCTCGCCGGACCAAAACGTCCACAGGATCGCATCGAGTTGACTCAAATGAAAGAAGGCTTCAACAGCATTATTCGCACGCCAATCGACAAAGGCGGATATGGACTGAGCGACGAGAAAATCGCTGAGAAAGTGCCTGTGAAACACCCTGACGGTTCCACTAGCGAACTGACTGCTGGTGCTGTCGTTATCGCGGCAATCACAAGCTGCACCAACACATCCAACCCTAGCGTTATGGTCGGAGCGGGTCTGCTTGCCAAAAAAGCTGTTGAACGTGGTCTGACTAAGCCTGGCTACGTGAAAAGCAGCTTGACTCCAGGTTCCCTCGTTGTTACCGAGTATCTGGAAAAAGCAGGTCTGATTGAATACCTCGACAAACTCGGATTCAACGTTGCCGGCTATGGTTGCGCAACTTGCATCGGTAACTCTGGCCCACTGCCAGACGAAGTAAGCGAAGCAATCGCCGAGAACGATATGACGGTAGCGGCTGTATTGTCCGGTAACCGTAACTTTGAAGGTCGTGTGCACGCGCAGGTCAAAGCCAACTATCTGGCTTCACCGCCACTCGTTGTGGCGTACGCTCTCGCGGGTACCGTTAATATTGATTTTGCAACCGATCCAATCGGTTATGATACCAACAATGAACCTGTATTCCTGAAAGACCTCTGGCCTAGCTCCGAGGAAATCAAGGATACCATCGCTAGCTCGCTGAATGCACAGATGTTCCGCAACAAATACGAGAACGTATTTACAGCTAACGAACGTTGGAATACGATTCCAGTACCGGAAGGCGAATTGTATGAGTGGGATCCAAACTCCACATACATTCAGAATCCACCATTCTTCCAGGAGCTTGGCGACAAGTTGACTGATATCGCAGATATTCGTTCCGCACGTGTTATGGCATTGCTTGCTGACTCCGTAACAACGGATCACATCTCGCCAGCGGGTAATATCGCACCATCCAGTCCGGCTGGACTGTACCTGAAAGAACATGGCGTAGAACGCAAAGACTTCAACTCTTACGGCTCCCGTCGTGGTAACCATGAAGTTATGATGCGTGGTACGTTTGCCAACATTCGTATTCGTAACCAAGTGGCTCCAGGAACTGAGGGTGGTATTACGAAATACCTGCCAACGGACGAAGAGATGTCCATCTACGATGCTTCCATGAAGTATCAGGATGAAGGACAGAACCTGATCGTTATCGCTGGTAAAGAGTATGGTACAGGAAGCTCGCGTGACTGGGCGGCCAAAGGAACATTCCTGCTTGGCGTCAAAGCCGTTATCGCAGAAAGCTTCGAGCGTATTCACCGCAGTAACCTGGTGGGCATGGGCGTAATGCCATTGCAATTCCAGGAAGGTCATGGCTGGTCCAGCCTCGGTCTGAACGGTCGTGAAACGTATGACATCACAGGTCTGAGCAATGATGTGAAACCAGGACAAGAACTGACGGTTACCGTAACTCGTGAGGACGGCACCAAGTTCGACTTCCCTGTTATCGCTCGTCTGGACAGCATGGTTGACGTGGACTACTACCATAACGGTGGTATCCTGCAAACCGTATTGCGTCAAATGATGAAAAAATCTTAA
- a CDS encoding amidase domain-containing protein codes for MPKGDTGLEREWKSALYTYVNQYNRCEIDYRPQTSERIVTDPEFVLERGERMARLDQWYRKRRAVPLRSETSAKLVRTLMDGADESVVDVQLYSRLFYEKNGLTHREDRIERERLTFLRQGGVWTIARVEREVPERRPVGEGRPFQQADFVQAMNRPLLNREVLGQGRRSRQQLYRRDLAVAYADRWWNAGNPAFEEFEVDCTNYVSQCLFAGGAPIHYTGKREAGWWYKGYVNGSEMWSYSWAVSNSLERYLSGSSWGLSATEVERPEQLMLGDVILYDWDGDGRFQHSTVVTAFDAGGMPLVNAHTVSSRHRFWDYRDSYAWNERTVYRLFHIADEF; via the coding sequence ATGCCAAAGGGGGACACAGGCTTGGAACGCGAATGGAAAAGTGCCTTATATACCTACGTGAACCAGTATAATCGCTGTGAGATCGACTACCGTCCACAGACAAGCGAACGGATTGTCACCGATCCGGAATTTGTGCTGGAGCGGGGGGAGCGGATGGCCAGACTGGACCAATGGTACCGCAAGCGGCGGGCCGTGCCTCTTCGCAGTGAGACTAGCGCCAAGCTTGTGCGGACACTTATGGATGGGGCAGATGAATCGGTGGTGGATGTGCAATTGTACAGCAGGCTGTTCTATGAGAAGAATGGTTTGACCCATCGGGAAGACCGGATTGAGCGGGAACGCCTGACCTTTCTTAGGCAAGGTGGAGTTTGGACCATTGCACGTGTAGAACGTGAAGTGCCGGAGCGTCGCCCGGTAGGAGAGGGCCGTCCTTTTCAACAAGCCGATTTTGTACAGGCGATGAATAGGCCGCTGCTTAACCGAGAAGTGCTGGGACAGGGTAGAAGATCGAGGCAGCAGTTGTATCGCAGGGATCTGGCTGTCGCTTATGCGGATCGGTGGTGGAATGCGGGAAACCCGGCATTTGAGGAATTCGAAGTAGATTGCACCAATTACGTGTCCCAATGTCTCTTTGCAGGGGGAGCGCCCATCCACTATACTGGTAAAAGAGAAGCAGGATGGTGGTACAAAGGCTATGTAAATGGGTCTGAAATGTGGAGTTACAGCTGGGCCGTGTCTAACAGTCTGGAGCGTTATTTATCCGGCAGCAGTTGGGGATTGTCAGCGACCGAAGTGGAGCGCCCGGAGCAGTTAATGCTCGGAGACGTAATTCTTTACGACTGGGACGGGGACGGAAGGTTTCAGCATAGTACCGTCGTGACCGCTTTCGATGCGGGGGGCATGCCGCTTGTGAACGCACATACGGTCAGCAGTCGCCACCGTTTTTGGGATTACCGGGATTCTTACGCTTGGAACGAGCGGACGGTGTACCGGCTTTTTCACATTGCAGATGAGTTTTGA
- a CDS encoding D-alanine--D-alanine ligase — MSMDKLTVGVVYGGKSGEHEVSLQTAFAVTNAFNYEKYELVPFYISKQGTWKKGSVMHAPFAQIEDLKLEQAAGGTQEALNALFGRLYGGEEAMDVMFPLLHGTFGEDGTIQGMFEMADMPYVGAGVLASAGGMDKVVMKKLFAQAGIDQCAFTYFNASQWKQTEHEMILQVEDQLGYPCFIKPANLGSSVGISKARNRDELKKAVEFALRYDTKVVIEEFVEAREVEVSVLGNDEPMASVPGEIVSSGEYYDYAAKYIDGQSQMLIPAPLDPEAADRIREAALQAFRAIEGNGISRADFFIRKSDGALLINEVNTMPGFTPYSMYPLLWRETGVSYAELLDRMIELALERYNRKQALNYENGVQA, encoded by the coding sequence ATGAGTATGGATAAATTAACAGTAGGCGTCGTTTACGGCGGAAAGTCAGGCGAGCATGAGGTGTCGCTGCAAACGGCGTTTGCTGTAACGAACGCATTTAATTATGAGAAGTATGAACTGGTTCCTTTTTATATCTCCAAGCAGGGTACGTGGAAAAAAGGATCTGTCATGCACGCGCCATTTGCGCAGATTGAAGATTTGAAGCTGGAGCAGGCGGCGGGCGGAACTCAGGAAGCGCTGAACGCGCTGTTCGGCCGTTTATATGGCGGAGAAGAGGCGATGGACGTCATGTTCCCGCTGCTGCACGGTACGTTTGGTGAGGATGGCACGATTCAAGGGATGTTCGAGATGGCGGATATGCCTTATGTTGGTGCAGGTGTACTCGCTTCGGCTGGTGGCATGGACAAAGTGGTCATGAAGAAACTGTTCGCGCAGGCCGGAATCGACCAATGTGCCTTTACGTATTTTAACGCATCCCAATGGAAGCAGACTGAACATGAAATGATCTTGCAGGTGGAAGATCAACTTGGATATCCGTGCTTCATTAAGCCGGCCAATCTCGGTTCCAGTGTAGGAATCTCGAAGGCGCGTAACCGGGATGAACTGAAGAAAGCCGTGGAGTTCGCTCTCCGTTACGATACAAAGGTAGTCATTGAGGAGTTTGTAGAGGCGCGAGAAGTTGAAGTCAGTGTGCTTGGTAATGACGAACCGATGGCTTCCGTACCAGGAGAAATCGTATCTTCCGGTGAATATTATGACTATGCAGCCAAATACATCGATGGACAGTCTCAGATGCTGATCCCTGCTCCGCTAGACCCGGAAGCCGCAGATCGTATCCGTGAGGCCGCATTGCAGGCATTCCGTGCGATTGAAGGCAATGGCATTTCCCGTGCAGACTTCTTCATTCGCAAATCGGATGGGGCATTGCTTATTAATGAAGTAAACACCATGCCTGGTTTCACACCATACAGCATGTACCCGCTCTTGTGGCGTGAGACGGGCGTATCGTATGCCGAACTGCTGGATCGCATGATTGAGCTGGCTTTGGAACGCTACAACCGCAAGCAGGCGTTGAACTACGAGAATGGCGTACAGGCGTAG
- the uvsE gene encoding UV DNA damage repair endonuclease UvsE, with product MLVRFGYVAMSVLVENASPSRTMTMSSFKKIDDREAAIRKLERIAAENLHNTLRLLRHNKGSHIHVYRFSSKLIPLATHEDLSDWDPFPALKQDFAAIGDFVKENEMRVSFHPDHFTVLSTPREEVLRNSMRDLRHHVRMLDAMGLNATAKNNIHIGGAYGDKPSAALRFEENFLKLDRDIQERMTLENDDKTFNAPETLSVCQRMGLPMVLDIHHQWVNNEGEQPWDLWPDILKTWESPLAQADSPADKPLPPKIHVSSPKSEKDLRGHADGVEVEPLLAFLRHIAADTPALDVMIEAKRKDEALVQLMQKLAFYHEEGVEWVDESTVIIHP from the coding sequence ATGCTCGTACGTTTTGGCTATGTGGCGATGTCCGTGCTTGTGGAGAATGCTTCACCTTCGCGGACGATGACCATGTCCAGCTTTAAGAAAATTGATGATAGGGAAGCGGCAATTCGCAAGCTTGAACGGATTGCGGCCGAGAATTTGCATAATACATTACGTTTGCTCAGACACAACAAAGGAAGTCATATTCATGTATATCGTTTCTCTTCCAAACTAATTCCGCTAGCAACGCATGAAGATCTCAGTGATTGGGATCCGTTTCCCGCACTTAAGCAGGATTTTGCCGCGATTGGCGATTTTGTGAAGGAGAACGAGATGCGTGTATCTTTCCACCCGGATCATTTTACGGTACTCAGCACGCCTCGGGAGGAAGTGCTGCGCAACTCCATGCGCGACCTTCGTCATCATGTGCGCATGCTGGATGCCATGGGGCTGAATGCTACTGCCAAGAACAATATACATATTGGTGGTGCATACGGAGACAAGCCTAGTGCAGCGCTGCGTTTTGAAGAAAATTTTCTGAAGCTGGATCGGGATATTCAGGAACGGATGACGCTTGAAAATGATGATAAAACGTTCAATGCTCCCGAGACCCTCTCGGTATGTCAGCGAATGGGACTGCCCATGGTGCTGGATATCCACCATCAATGGGTGAACAATGAAGGCGAACAGCCGTGGGATCTCTGGCCGGATATATTGAAAACGTGGGAGTCCCCGCTTGCTCAGGCGGATTCACCGGCAGACAAGCCTTTGCCGCCCAAAATTCATGTCTCCAGTCCAAAGAGTGAGAAGGACCTGCGAGGACATGCGGATGGTGTTGAGGTGGAACCATTGCTCGCCTTTTTACGTCATATTGCAGCAGATACGCCCGCTCTTGATGTGATGATTGAGGCCAAACGCAAGGATGAAGCTCTGGTGCAGTTGATGCAGAAACTAGCATTCTATCACGAAGAGGGTGTGGAGTGGGTGGACGAGTCGACGGTTATCATTCATCCGTAG
- a CDS encoding inositol monophosphatase family protein, with the protein MNEKEKTPYVVTSKSYTAVAINAASKAGEWIKSRLGTVGEPGTKYSPQDLVTEVDKGAEQMIRRLILTHFPHHAILGEEGVEPGPEASAKALKEAEEEEFLWIVDPVDGTTNFVHGFPFYSVSIALAHNGEVIVGVIYDPSRDEMFVAEKGKGAYVHGNRMLVSDEQELAQSLIAVGFPADTTYALPINMAAVQALAPQVRSLRAGGSAALHLAYVAAGRLSAYTEVGLKPWDIAAGALLVEESGGKVTDTVGTPYQLSVSHVVASNGKIHDALTGVLKEANATGLE; encoded by the coding sequence TTGAATGAGAAGGAAAAAACACCTTATGTCGTGACAAGCAAAAGCTATACTGCCGTCGCCATTAATGCAGCTTCCAAAGCTGGAGAGTGGATCAAGAGCCGTCTCGGAACTGTGGGGGAGCCCGGAACCAAGTATTCCCCGCAGGATCTCGTTACTGAAGTCGATAAAGGTGCGGAACAGATGATCCGCCGCCTGATTCTGACGCATTTTCCCCATCATGCCATTCTGGGTGAAGAAGGCGTGGAACCGGGGCCGGAAGCATCAGCGAAGGCACTGAAAGAAGCAGAGGAAGAAGAGTTTCTCTGGATTGTGGACCCGGTGGACGGAACGACGAACTTTGTACACGGATTTCCGTTCTATTCGGTATCGATTGCTTTGGCCCATAACGGTGAGGTGATTGTAGGAGTAATCTACGATCCTTCCCGTGACGAGATGTTTGTTGCGGAAAAAGGAAAAGGAGCTTACGTGCACGGAAACCGGATGCTTGTATCGGATGAACAGGAACTGGCTCAGAGCCTGATCGCAGTTGGCTTCCCCGCGGATACAACCTACGCGTTGCCGATCAATATGGCCGCTGTTCAGGCTCTTGCACCGCAAGTACGCAGTCTGCGGGCAGGTGGTTCTGCCGCCCTGCACTTGGCATATGTTGCAGCAGGTCGTCTGAGCGCTTATACCGAAGTCGGACTGAAGCCTTGGGATATCGCCGCAGGTGCACTGCTGGTTGAGGAATCCGGCGGTAAGGTTACTGATACCGTGGGAACGCCTTACCAGCTGTCCGTGAGTCATGTGGTTGCCAGCAATGGCAAGATTCATGATGCACTGACGGGTGTGCTGAAGGAAGCAAATGCAACTGGTTTAGAGTGA
- a CDS encoding stalk domain-containing protein, whose protein sequence is MKRKRIWRSTAAGLTASMLAGMLILASSAQSAHAADSNTLPAGSVTSSLPVQKDAVAVTKEFRLVTLGDSITVGYEPNLKELPYGYVERLQEQGLLHGRTQVDNYGIAGLKSSGLKNFADAIKEGKALTSEAIQPNLPDPRAAQVGANIAAIRESVAGANLVAVTIGGNDVSELLGSADKLSDAELEAKVKELLTSYTVNVSAVINDIHEINPNAKIVIADQYQPMPEVAGKALYAKLMEASQGFTATIDGIATEFSAKGIDVKVAHVAKEFVGGEGTMTHMIKDRDFHPNQFGYEAIAKVFAETIWGDYTKLTAPAAGQPMNIIVSGKTLDTPYKPINRNGKNFVAIQDIVNAVGATTVWDNKTSTATITYGDRKVAVKIGATAVQVNGASVAVDTPAFLSKVGTESKTYVPLAMVAEGLGFDVQYIAKLKTVFVNP, encoded by the coding sequence ATGAAGCGTAAACGCATATGGAGAAGTACCGCCGCGGGATTAACGGCAAGTATGCTGGCAGGGATGCTGATTTTGGCATCATCCGCACAGTCTGCTCATGCTGCGGATAGCAATACGTTACCAGCTGGAAGCGTAACATCATCATTGCCTGTACAGAAAGATGCGGTAGCGGTAACCAAGGAATTCCGCCTCGTCACATTGGGGGATTCCATCACCGTAGGGTATGAGCCGAACCTCAAAGAACTGCCATATGGTTATGTAGAACGGTTGCAGGAACAAGGTCTGCTTCACGGACGTACTCAGGTGGACAACTATGGTATTGCCGGATTGAAGAGCAGTGGTTTGAAAAACTTTGCAGATGCGATTAAAGAAGGGAAAGCGCTCACTTCCGAAGCTATTCAACCGAACCTTCCTGATCCAAGAGCGGCACAAGTTGGAGCCAATATTGCTGCCATCCGGGAGAGTGTAGCAGGAGCCAATCTCGTTGCCGTCACAATTGGAGGGAACGATGTATCCGAGTTGCTTGGTTCAGCAGATAAGCTGAGTGACGCGGAACTGGAAGCCAAAGTGAAGGAATTGCTAACTTCTTATACAGTCAATGTTAGTGCAGTTATCAATGATATTCATGAGATTAATCCGAATGCCAAAATTGTAATCGCTGACCAGTACCAACCCATGCCTGAAGTAGCTGGCAAAGCACTCTATGCGAAACTGATGGAAGCTTCCCAGGGGTTTACTGCGACCATTGATGGAATTGCGACTGAATTTTCCGCTAAAGGGATTGATGTAAAAGTGGCTCATGTCGCCAAGGAGTTTGTTGGCGGTGAAGGCACGATGACTCACATGATTAAGGACCGCGATTTCCACCCGAATCAGTTCGGATATGAAGCGATTGCCAAAGTATTCGCAGAAACAATCTGGGGCGATTACACCAAGCTGACGGCTCCTGCTGCAGGCCAACCGATGAATATCATCGTCAGTGGTAAAACGCTGGATACGCCGTACAAACCAATTAACCGCAATGGTAAAAACTTTGTGGCGATCCAGGATATCGTAAACGCCGTTGGCGCAACCACGGTATGGGATAACAAAACCTCAACCGCAACGATTACATATGGAGATCGGAAGGTTGCCGTGAAGATTGGTGCAACGGCTGTTCAGGTGAATGGTGCATCCGTAGCCGTGGATACACCTGCATTCCTGAGCAAAGTGGGTACAGAATCCAAAACGTATGTACCTCTCGCCATGGTAGCCGAGGGTCTTGGCTTTGATGTACAATATATAGCTAAGTTAAAAACCGTTTTTGTGAATCCGTAA